In Setaria italica strain Yugu1 chromosome I, Setaria_italica_v2.0, whole genome shotgun sequence, the genomic window gcagGATGGTTAGTATACCACCAAGGTGCTACAGTGGACTCGTGAGGGTTCACGACAAGACTCTCCCATACTGATATGGCTCCACAGTGTTCACGTGATGCCTGGCCTGGCTTCCGTAAGGGCCGGTAGTAATCTTGCAGTCGCTCAGGCGGTGCAGTGTTTGTGGACATGCATCTTTGTCGTGTCTCTATCGTTGCACCAATCCTTATCTTCAAAGATTTGGGCATGTTCTTTTGGTTGGCGGGCTTCCATGGCTgcgcctatccttgtgctcgggcactaggatccacttcaagaattacctttttttttctctttgaccattggaccgattatactaatcgcttcaatgctcgggggctattcCTACGGATTGCATCTTGCGACACCCTCCGTAACGTTTGTTTCGACCTGTTGGATGCtagcatccatcaactcggcactcgactTCGCTCTGCGCGTTGGCTCTGCGTTCACTCGGATTTTcctcttttttgagcactgcgcagcctctccgtcaccatgatGCCATCACAGCTTCATCCGATTTCATTCTGAAGCTTcactgtgatgacctcaagttttggttcacctacacatcgctcgggggtttgagggatatgggtaccccatggtccctaccaaccaggatactagccggacctgacaagtgggctcactcgaccagggcgtgcgggccgaggacatgaagatacttggagtacacatcaAGGCAGCATGACAGTTCAAATCAGCTCGGATATCATGGAACGTGTATTGTAGTCAAacttagattaccttccatgtaactaccaagtagattagattcaaaccgacttgtaaccctaggtcatcaacctatataaggcagccaagggcaCCTCCTGAGGGCAACCTAACACACCTCatctcataccagcaatacaatccacgcatacagGACATAGAGTATTattctccggaggcccgaacctgtctaaaacccttgtgtcccttgagttctcgcgatcaccttcgagttcttgatttcgcaatcaccctcacctaaaaatcaaccacttgggtaaccccctggtggactgccgggcttataaatccgatagGCTTTCGTATAAAATGtatacccatttatctcgtaccCTTGGTATTGCAATATCGAGACAGATGGTCCCATAGGCAAACATTGAAGTTGTTCATCAATCATCTCATTACCCATGAGTTTTCATTAGATCCATGTTGCGAAAGTATCTATGTGATGTTGTGTAATCCGGGCCTCAGACTTCCCCGGGTTTTTGGACCGTACAAtatccttgtgctcctccatatatggaacCACCGAGGATGAATTCTGCAGCATTGTGAAGTTTGCTTTGTTGATTTCAGTCTCATGTATGTTCATATTAGTTTTCTTCACGTGgccctcatggcgtgatacgTGGACCCCTATCAGAGTAAgttcatcaataaagtcaacacaaaactcaatgacctcctctgttccatatcccttggtgatgctacCTTCTGGACGGACATGATTGCGAACGTACTTCTTTAGGAccgacatgaacctctcgaaaggccacatattgtgcaggtatactggACCCAGAATGGTTATCTCTTTAACAAGGTGAACCAAGAGATGagtcataatattaaagaaggaaggtggaaacaCCATCTCAAAGCTCACAAGACATTGGATCAcgtcattctgtagctttattAGATTGTTTGGATCGACTGCCTTCTGTGAATGCTCTGAGAATAAAAGTCTCCTGTTTGTCCTCATCCCATATAGGTACACCTTattccttccagagcagtaaaagttcatcaaccaacagtcttaggtacacgtcaatgtcgttgctaggttgttttgggccttggataaggaCTGGGATCATGCTGAatttccgcttcatgcacaaccaagaagGAAGGTTGAAGATACAAAAGGTCACATGTCATGTACTATGAGCACTACcgaactcaccaaatggattcattccattagtgcttaaaccaaaccttatgttccttgtgTCCTTCTCAAAGTCTGGAAATTCTCTGTCAACATTTCTCCACTGGGaaccatctgcggggtgtctcagcttctcatcttgcttacattcttctttgtgccattgcATCAACTTAGCGTGCGCCTTGTTTcttaacaaatgcttcaaacatggtattacagggaaataccacaccACCTTTgctggaactctcttcttgatAGGCTGCCCCTCAACCTCACCAGggtcatctcacctgatcttataccgcaatgCCTCGCAAACAgaacaagcatccaatttctcatattcgtCGCCGCGAtaaaggatacaatcattaggacatgcgtgtatcttctgtacatccaatcctagagggcaaacaacctgttttGCTTCATATGTGGTTGAGGGCAGTTTGTTACCCTCGGGaaacatgttctttatgattctCAATAGCTTCGCAAATCCCTTATCGGTCACACCATTTGCTGCCTTCCACTGCATCAATTCCAATGtgctacccaactttttgtggcCCTGTTTGCAATCGGGGTACAACAACTTTTTTGATCCTCCAACATCTTCTCAAACTTCTTTGTCTCCTTCGTATTTTCGGAGTCTTTCTTTGCATCtagcaacacctgacctagttCGTCAGCTGGTTCATCTTCTACAAAatcttcttcagcctcacccatttCAAAATCTACAAAGGCACCACCTTCAGCCCAGTCAgttggaatgttgttatcatcatcatcttcttcttcatcgtcttccattacaacttCTCTTTCACCATTCTTGTCCAAAGAATATAGTTATCCATGAAACCCCAACAAAATATGTGGCCGTGTAGAGTTTTTCTATTAGAGTAATCCTTGTTATTTTTGCACATTCACATGAAACCCTTCAGCGACTTGTTGACCTCTGCTGCTTCGAGAAAAGTCTTTAGACCATTATGAACGACATGGAGCACTGTTCccgtacatccattgccggtccatcagcaaaaagtttttaatttacttctgcatttgtaaagcaacaaatgtaaaaaaaactttctaaaaaatattgctGACCTTTTATATATGGACCACTTTCGATGAGTAAATTAAATCCCTACAAATTTTGTGGGGAATTTCGGCAGCAAATCCCTTTGTTCCGAATCGTCGTTAGGTTAAGCTCaactatgttatttatgtaaagcaacaaaattagttgattatttttgtttcaacaTTGTACTTATGTTATTTATCTAATGCAAAGCAACAAAAGTaattaacacaacacatatttgtCAACATCCAATACGAATTTCTCAATATCAAACAGACTTTCATAAATAAAAATTCTACATTCTACATGCATGTATGCATATATAAAttgaaaaactctccattcatcctcactctaaaaaagcaTAAATTTCTCTAGCTACAAAGCATAAAACATAGAATACTAATCATGATaggagggaggatgaagttcctAACTTTTAGAACAGTTGGAAGAGTGAAATGCCCCCAAATCGTGGGAAaaatgggcagcacctcccctaggtcgcCATGGGAGTGAAGAAGCCCGAGGTCTCGATCAAATGGTTGAGCTCGAGCTCAGGGAGGAAAAAGGAGCTTATTTTATAGTTtgtacattagtaccggttggtggctccagcCAGTACTAAATTGTgatatttagtaccggctgaagcTAACAGCTGGTACACACGTACGtgaacaccatttagtaccggttgaagctaccaaccggtactaaatggcttcaAGGGGAATCTAGCCGTTGGCCACCCGGTCCCCAtgccgccatttagtaccgactGAGGCTCCAAACTGGTACTACAGGGGCTCCGGTGGCACTATGCGTGACGACATCTGATACTAGCGCgttggacgaatgctcagtttctAGTAGCGTTGGTGACCATCGTCTTTGACCTACACAAGTGATTTTATCCGCATAAACAATTTTGCAGGTTCCGGATATGGGAACCCGTGGTACATGTGTTGATGCCCCATTTCTAAACGCCTTTTTATACTTAAACTGCATAATACTTCCAGAAGGTTAATTGTTTTACTATACTCGTGTAAGTAGTAGTACAGTTGCATGATTTGCGATACAAGGGTTTAGAGCAACCGTGTTATGTCGTTTTCAAGAGGGAGCCCTTAATTAAGAACGATGTGATTGAAGTGAACTAGATAGCCAGAAGAAGATCCAACCGGCCAAAAAGCCCAAGTGTACTTTCTTTGGCACTGTTTACTAACAAATTGAGTCGATCATGAGTCACTAAGCGAGCCCTAACTCCTGCCTTTAAGTTGGCAAGCTGTCCTCAAAACAAACTCCCAGAAGAGCATGGATCCAAGCGACGTCGAATCGCTATATAATAACGCGACGTGAGCTACTCATTTTGCTACATATCCAAGTTTCCCATTTCATGCAACAATAGCAGCACGGATCTCAAGTCTCAACCACTTTCATGGTGGGTATCGTCCCAGACGTGCCAAATTAAAGAATTTTCCACAAATTAATTAAGATTAAGAAAGCCGGAATACACAGGCCACAGTACACAAGTACTAGCAGCACCCAAGGGCAAACTGGCAACTCGGGGATCAAACAGATCTTCCCACCCGGCTTAAGCCACTCCTTCCTGCCTCTATATTTTTGGGCAGCCTCCATCCACCGGACGGAGGAGTTGGGTGGTGTGGTCCAAAGCcgaggcgcgcgcgcgcggcagaGGGCCGGCCGGGTCCCAGAAGAGGTGGCGACATGCATGGTTCGGGTTAAGCCTAGGAGGTTCTCTCTCCATGGGTAGCCCGCCCTTTGGCCGCCGTTCTCGTGTAAGAGCATGCGCCATGCACCGCGCCGTGTATATTTGTGGCGTGGGGGGCGCAGCATTGGAGCGCACCCATTTCGGCACGGGCCTCCCAGTTTAGGGTAAACCCGACCAGAGTGGGTAACTGCGCAGCTCCCCTCCAAAGTTACCCACCTTTGAAGCAGATGAGAGAGATATAGAGATGGATCCATGGATGGCGACGCGTGAAAAAGATGCGAGAGGAAGAGACCGGCAGCGCGCTACAGGGCAGCCGCACAGTGACCCTGCCCTCTTTCCCGGTCTCCACTAATATTCCGCTCCCCGTCCTCTCCTCCCCCATGCCGGCCGGCTCATTATATCAGCGCGCACAATGCAAGCTGCTTaggccttgtttgtggcatcgtGAGGGTGTGGCCTAGCTGAGCTGGGGCGTGCTGATCAGCAGGCGGCAGAGCTGAGAGAGAGCTAGCGGCTGTGCGAGAGCGAGAGCAAAGCtcggagaggggaggaggaaggagagatCGTCATGGGGAGGGGACGGGTTGAGCTGAAGCGGATCGAGAACAAGATCAACCGCCAGGTGACCTTCTCCAAGCGCCGCAACGGCCTGCTCAAGAAGGCTTACGAGCTCTCCGTGCTCTGCGACGCCGAGGTCGCGCTCATCATCTTCTCCAGCCGCGGCAAGCTCTACGAGTTCGGCAGCGCCGGGTAGGCGATCTCGACTAGATACACTCACGGCCACTAATTAATTTTCAACTCCTGCAAGCAGATCTGCTGCTTTTACCCCTTTTTTCCCCCCCTTTGTCGAAAAGATCTGGTGATGCTTTGGTCCGTTGCTCGGTTTCGTTTTCCTCTTATTTGCTGCTGCTGGCTTCGCTTTGGCTTTCTTCTCTGTGATTTCTTGGCTTTTTGCAGCGAGTAGCCGGGCTCTACTCCTGTAGTTCCTGGCCTTGGTGAGGCATGTTATTTTATTCCTGCTGCTATCTGCGTGTGTATCCGTGCGGTAGGGGCATGGCGGTGTTCATATAACCCGGGTGCTGGATCCCTAACTGGCATGAGACATCCTTTCAGCAGATCTACGAGCCCTACCCTTTGCCTCTTTCTTCCACCTTCTCCGGGCACTTGAAGACTGAAGTAGTCgcccacgcacgcacgcgccTCTTTCCTCCATCTTCTCCGGGTACTTGGGGTGGCCATCTTTCGTGTGTTGGGCCGTGCGTGTGTCAGAGACAGTTCGATTGCTGAGCTAACAGAGGGGATCCTTGGGAGGAAGGGGGTAGAGAGAGTTAACACGATGAGGTCTGCGAGGGGAAAGGGAGGTATGTTCTTTCCCCTATTGATCCAGCGCCTGCTTATATGAAATTCCTGCTGGCCACACACTTGTCTTGGCACTTGGTTTTGCTCTGGCCACCTCGTCACAGCAAACCTCTTCATCTTGCCTGATCTATCACATGCTGATTTGCTCCTTGTTGCTGCTTCTTTTATCTTTTACAATTTCATGCCAGTTTGCTCGGCAATGACAAAATTGAGGCACATATCTTAGTATATTATTAGCATGTTTGCCCCATAAAAGACTTAGATCTATTTGATTTGCCCCTTCTCCTTTTCATCCTCCTCCCTTGTTTCTTAATGTTCTTCGTTGTGTTACTTTCATTTACTAGATGGTTTTTGATGTCTAGATATAGATATTTTTTGTTTCCTCTTAAGGTATTTTGATCGGAAGATATGTGGAAGAATATTTCTTGTTGTTCCTTTTCTTGCTCTCATTTTATGGCTATATATGCATCAGTACTACTGAGTCATGGATCACACTTTCGACTTTATTGATCTTGGATATTGCTTGCACTTTGATCATTTAtttcccatttcttgtttgtcAGTTTAAACCAATTTCTTGGTTTCATGTATTTCGCAGTTTATTGACCATGCTGCTTGAATAtccttttttccttcttctgcATGTGGCAAAGATCTAAACTAATGCTTCAGTTAAAACGAAGTTATATATCTTCTCAATTAAATCTAGTTTAGGAGAGAAAGCTCCCCCTCCTGTAGTGGATCCTTATCtttgtgaaaaaaaatcaaagttcACTGCACgcatgttcaattttttttcttaaccaCTGGTGTTCGATTTGTTCGCAACTTGAATTATGAAACTGTTGATTTTCGCTGAAAATGATAATATCGAAAGTTCCAATTATATGCTTCAGGTTGTGTACGTTGTTCATATTTCTAACATCAACTAACCAATGCATCTGATAAATATTGAGTGATGTATGGGGGAGATGTCTTACATCATGCATCTTGGTGTGATGCATGTTCGATCTATTTACAAACGAAAGTGTGAGCATTGTTTGCTTTGTCGTAGGAAAGTCAGGTAAGCTTGAGATTAAATCCTATGAGTTTTATTTGTTGaaaaaatgtttaatttgcCAAAGAAAGTGCTAAACTTGGTAACCACCAATTTACTGAAATTTTATAGCATCGTAGAGCTAGTCTGCTTTCTCAAGGCTTTTGCCTTCTTTCCATAGAATCATCAGTTCATGGCACTGTTCTCCTTACTCTCACTATATAGTGCCAGCTGGATGTTAATGTTTAAAAAATGAACCGCATCCGGAGTGTGAAAATCTATATCTTCCTGTGCCTCTCTATTTTTCTATAAGCATGGCTTTTTAGATTTGGGTGCTTTTTCATGTTCACGATAAAACTTGGATTAGTAATCAGATGACATTTGCGAGGCAACAAATTTTCTTTGCTTAGGCATATATATATAGAATTGAATTTTCAGAGTTGCATACGAATCACTGTGCAGTATAATAAGCATAATGGTTCTTACATAATCTTGTAACATGAGACGTCATAGAAATAGAGAGCTGTGACTGTTCTTATGCATTATAGAAATCATTTGCAGCGTTTTTTAATGGCATCTAATTTGGTTTCTTTACACATAACTTCCTGTGCAGAATAACTAAGACATTAGAAAGGTACCAACATTGCTGTTACAATGCTCAAGATTCTAACGGTGCACTCTCTGAAACTCAGGTACACCATCAATTGTTGCTCATGATTACCTGTACTTTAAAGTTTCGTTTCCTCCAAAAATAAATATGCATGGTTTCTCTTTACTTTGCTTATCtacatattttttaattaattatCTTTAAATTCTCCAACATATTGAATACAACCATTAACTAGATCTACAATTTTTCTTCATTTGATCCAACATGCAGTTTGAATACCAGGTTATATTAGTTGTCATACAAATAAAAGGCAAATACTATATAATAAGTATATGGTATATACCATTATCAATCTTATGGTGGAGATATTAAATCTGATCCTAAAAGTTAAAGTGAATTGTATATAACTAGACGTTATTTTTGGTGTATCAACAATGTTTAAGTATCTTTCCATTTTCACAAATTTATAATTTATAAACAAAGGAATAATGTCAAAATGAAATGAATATAATGCTTTCTTGTTACAAGTTACAACCACAAGTAAAGCTAAGAGAGAAACTACTACTGTGAGAACTGAATTCATTTTCAGATTTAGTTATCATTTTCAGATTTATTTATCACGCCTTCTAATTTAAGAATATTTATTCCATGCTCTGTTCTTAGATTCTGAGGTATCATTAAGCTGCGAAGTAATCAAGACCATTAATCAATTTCTGTCTGTTATACTAGTACATGCGCATTCAAGTTAGTTGTTGTTCATTGTAAACAAGCTCCTAATGCAAGCCTAGATATTATTTCTGAATTTTGGTAAATTTATACAACATAGACTTGTTTTTGCACTGGTATTTGACATTGTAAAATGGCTATTCCTGCTAGTCTTTCACCGGTAGTTGTGTGTAGTAAATAAGTTATAAGCTCCCAGTGAAAGccaaaaaaattaattatagAACTTAATTAGTGAAGTTTCTGCAAgagttcattttttttacatgaTATTTGTTAAAAGGTCATTCTTGCTGTTTTCCAATGCACTAAAACTTGTAGATAAGGTCAACGGGCAAATTAAAATGTCATGTAATTGATCTAGTAATGAGGTTGACtatgcctttttttttgtttagggCTGGTACCAGGAAATGTCAAAACTGAGGGCAAAATTTGAGGCTTTGCAACGCACGCAAAGGTtagatttttcatatttttacaTGTGGTAATGCAATGCCTCAACAATGGAATTATCATATTTGTATTCCATTATTTGAACAGGCACTTGCTTGGCGAGGACCTTGGCCCACTGAGCGTGAAAGAACTGCAGCAGCTAGAGAAACAGCTAGAATGTGCTTTGTCCCAGGCGAGACAGAGAAAGGTTCATATCTCATTTTCCCCTTATGTTACAGAAAACAGTAACACTTGTTTTTGGAGCTAATTGATGTATATATTCGGTGTAATCATAGAACTCACCTTACTATGGTAGCAGCATTAGTAATGACTTAGTCTGTGTAAGATAACACATAATTAATGTATTATGGAGTTGAAATAGGACATAAGGATGATTAAACATATTAGTCCATTAAATTTGACCTTATCTTATTGGCTTTATATATTGTTATTATTACAGGTAATGAAAGTTATAAATTAAGTAGCATGCTGGTCTTTATCTGTGCTAAAATTACCAACATTAGCTTTGATACGAAAAGTATAGTATATAACCTAGCTATATATGCATCCTATCCACGAAAAGTATAGTATATAACCTAGCTATCCACTAAAATTACCAACATATATTTGTTTTAAACCTTTCTAATGGCAAAGCAAATAGTCCGTGTTCCAACATATTCCATTCTGAATGCATGGGGCTAATCACCGTACCAACCATCCAAACGAGCCCTTTACAATATGAAAAACTGTTTTTTCGATTTAACGAGTTCATTTTATAAATGGAAATGCACAAATACATACTTCTCTATTCGTGCAGTATGGCTAATTATTACCCCAAATTCTTTTGCCAGACACAACTTATGATGGAGCAAGTAGAGGAGCTTCGCAGGAAGGTATTTTGTATCAGACTTGTTTATTCAGAAAAAAGGGCTTGTTTATACAGTAGTAATGGAAGTAGTACAGTCGCATGGGCGTGTGGCTCCAGAAGTGCTAGTTTCTACTACTGCCGATGACTTGCCATAGGTTGATACACTGTAGCGAGCTTGCCTATATCGTATGCACACTAGGGTAGATCCTATGTCCTTCATTTGAACAATCATAGGGTATGTGCTATATATAGATTGATATGCATAGGTGGCTTCCATGTACTTTCTTGTAAAAGAGATCCAGCTGTTCATCCTAATGTCTAATGCGGCAACATTTCTGATGGACTGGGCAGGAGCGTCACCTGGGAGAAATGAACAGGCAACTCAAGCACAAGGTCCTTATCTGTTTCCTAGTAAAACACTTGCATTGTACATTAGAGTTATACTTTACCATGGACATTATTTATTTGTTTACGATGTTATATGTTTTATTTCCAATTTTTCAGCTCGAAGCTGAAGGTTGCAGCAACTACAGAAACTTGCAGCATGCCGCCTGGCCAGCTCCCGGCGGCACCATCGTGGAGCATGACGGCGCTACATATCATGTGCATCCGCCTGCTCACTCAGCTGCTATGGACTGTGAACCCACTCTGCAAATCGGGTATACAATTTCTAGCTGATTATTGCAATTCGAGAAACAGACATGTAGCTGCTAGCCGGTGATCAAGCTGATCACTCATAAAAACTTATCATTGTAGTGTACTAACGAAACAAAGATAACTCTGTTGCTAGGTATCCTCATCATCAGTTTCTGCCTTCCGAGGCAGCCAATAATATTCCACGCAGCGCCCCCGGAGGCG contains:
- the AGL6 gene encoding MADS-box transcription factor 6 gives rise to the protein MGRGRVELKRIENKINRQVTFSKRRNGLLKKAYELSVLCDAEVALIIFSSRGKLYEFGSAGITKTLERYQHCCYNAQDSNGALSETQGWYQEMSKLRAKFEALQRTQRHLLGEDLGPLSVKELQQLEKQLECALSQARQRKTQLMMEQVEELRRKERHLGEMNRQLKHKLEAEGCSNYRNLQHAAWPAPGGTIVEHDGATYHVHPPAHSAAMDCEPTLQIGYPHHQFLPSEAANNIPRSAPGGENNFMLGWVL